The Verrucomicrobiota bacterium genome window below encodes:
- a CDS encoding TonB C-terminal domain-containing protein has translation MDHTTVMIIGLCSVGLAAWVMLCWSAERFFRVFVAVSVVLHAGLFFIPFATGKIGPQDVTGERLLPLTVVQGVGEPAIEVAIGEVPDEETIEGVPGPDEDPIVETAAADAVVPQPEKPDPAGIVDAGLPKIEAAVLISFDEHPGAASYRRELQRTIQRYFEVPPELEAEGYEGRVKVWITLGRDGTVRAVELDPTMRSENPQINQLTLDNLWKISNKIPPLPGNVKDDIVPFNVILDYRIFRNR, from the coding sequence ATGGACCACACGACGGTCATGATCATCGGCCTGTGCAGCGTCGGTCTCGCCGCGTGGGTGATGCTCTGTTGGTCGGCCGAGCGGTTCTTCCGGGTGTTTGTCGCCGTATCGGTCGTGCTGCACGCCGGGCTGTTCTTCATCCCCTTCGCCACGGGCAAGATCGGACCGCAGGACGTGACCGGCGAGCGCCTGCTGCCGCTGACGGTCGTCCAAGGCGTCGGCGAGCCGGCTATCGAGGTCGCCATCGGCGAGGTGCCCGACGAGGAAACGATCGAGGGCGTGCCGGGCCCCGACGAGGATCCGATCGTCGAGACGGCGGCCGCCGACGCCGTCGTCCCGCAACCGGAGAAGCCGGATCCGGCGGGCATCGTGGATGCCGGCCTGCCCAAAATCGAGGCCGCCGTCCTGATCTCCTTCGACGAGCACCCCGGCGCCGCCAGCTACCGGCGCGAGCTCCAACGCACGATCCAGCGCTACTTCGAGGTGCCGCCCGAGCTCGAGGCCGAGGGCTACGAGGGGCGCGTCAAGGTCTGGATCACGCTCGGCCGCGACGGCACGGTGCGTGCCGTCGAGCTCGATCCGACGATGCGCAGCGAGAACCCGCAGATCAACCAGCTCACCCTCGACAACCTGTGGAAGATCTCGAACAAGATCCCGCCGTTGCCCGGCAACGTCAAAGACGATATCGTGCCGTTCAATGTGATTCTCGACTACCGCATCTTCCGGAACCGTTAG
- a CDS encoding riboflavin synthase yields MFTGLIEATGTFARLAQGLGGMARLALRVPDGFGPVGLGDSVAVNGVCLTAVQVDAHALEMDVLDETLGRTNLGELRPGERVNLERALTPSSPIGGHYVTGHVDDPGTVLRRTRSRQGRDWVFEIGVDAKYMPFIAPKGSIAVDGISLTVVEAREASFSVHIIPHTFTATTLGDRAEGSRVNIEIDIMARYIANSIQRMGNAAGGTALTKEFLAEHGFA; encoded by the coding sequence ATGTTCACGGGGCTTATTGAGGCGACAGGGACGTTTGCCCGGCTGGCGCAGGGCTTGGGCGGGATGGCGCGGCTGGCGCTTCGCGTGCCCGACGGCTTCGGACCGGTCGGCCTGGGCGACAGCGTGGCCGTCAACGGCGTATGTCTCACGGCGGTCCAGGTCGATGCACACGCACTCGAAATGGACGTGCTCGATGAGACGCTCGGGCGGACCAACCTCGGCGAGCTCCGGCCCGGCGAGCGCGTCAACCTCGAGCGCGCGCTCACGCCGTCGAGCCCGATCGGCGGCCACTACGTCACCGGCCACGTCGACGATCCCGGCACCGTGCTGCGCCGCACGCGGTCCCGCCAAGGGAGGGACTGGGTGTTCGAGATCGGCGTCGACGCCAAGTACATGCCGTTCATCGCGCCGAAAGGCTCGATCGCCGTCGACGGCATCAGCCTGACCGTCGTCGAGGCACGCGAGGCTTCTTTCTCAGTCCACATCATCCCGCACACGTTTACCGCCACGACGCTGGGCGACCGGGCCGAGGGCAGCCGCGTCAACATCGAGATCGACATCATGGCGCGCTACATCGCCAACTCCATCCAGCGGATGGGGAACGCCGCCGGCGGCACGGCTCTCACGAAGGAGTTCCTCGCCGAACACGGGTTCGCCTGA